Part of the Flavobacterium alkalisoli genome is shown below.
AAGCAGTTGCATCAACATCAGGTTTAATAATACCGCTTTTTTTACCGTCGTTTATTACCTTAACAATACTGTCGTGCCATTTTCTTATGGCAGTAACTACATTATCACGCAGGTCTACATGTGTATCATCTACTTCTGTTGCCGAATTAAGCACAGGACATCCCCAACGCAATACAGGGTTCTCTGTAAAGTCTGAAAAAACACTAATATATATTTTTAGTTTTTTAATCGGGTCGGGCTCATTATCCCTTTTCTTCTTTATCCATTTAGACAGCAATCCGAAATTATAATTAAAGGCAGCAATAGCCACTTCGTCCTTATTTTTAAAGTTACCGTATATGCTTCCTTTGGTTAATCCGGTAGCCTCAGTAATATCAGAAAGAGAAGTTCCGGCATATCCCTTCCTGTTAAAAATAGGTGCCGTTTTTTCAATTATAAACTGTCTTGTCTTTTCTGCTTTAGTCATCATTAGTGTAAAATCTACAATACAAAATTATACCAATCGGTATTATTTACAAAATATTTTTACATCTTTTTTAATAAATGTGATAACAGCCAATCTACTTTTATTTCGTAAATTGCATAGTACATCAGTCTTTTGATGGAAAAATATTTAAAATGAAATAACCTTAAATTTCAGAATTATGCAAATACAGATAAACACAAACAACCATGTTGAAGGACATGAAAGAATGGAAACTTACTTTAGAGAAGTAATTACCAACTCCCTTAAACGTTTTGAAGACAAAGTAACCCGAATAGAAGTTCATGTAGGCGACGAGAACAGCCACAAGTCTGGCGATGCCGATAAAAAATGTACTATTGAAGCACGTATTGCCGGAATGCAGCCAGTCGCTGCCACCAACCATGCTAACACTATTGAAAAAGCAATAGACGGTGCATTAGACAAAATCAAGAAACTGTTAGACACAACCTTTGATAAAATGAAAGCGCATTAAAAATAATGCTCAATGAATAAAAAAAGCCGCTCAGTAACTGAAGCGGCTTTTTAATTAAGTATATAAATAAGTATATAAAGTATAGTAATTTTAGAATGCTGTACTTATTGAAAAAGAGAAACCTGTACTCTCCGGCACAAAACGGCAAACACCACCCACACATACAAGACCACCACGCTGCCTACCATAGTTAACAGCAAACCTTGATGCCCCCACACGGTAAGCACCACCAAAGTTATAATAGTTATTTCTTTTATCCGGATCATCGTTCCCATAGTTAACAATATCCCATACATAGAAGGAATACTTATCGTTAAGGTTAAGTTCTACAGTACCACCGACCCAATTTTTAAAATCGGCATTGGCCCACATGTGCTCACCTTCTACACGAATCGATTTTGAAGGATCAAAATTATAGGTAGCCTCAGCAGCTACTATGTTAGTATGTACCTTTTCACCGCCCTCTAACCATTCTTTATTGTAGAATTGGTTTACATAATAGAACCCTGTATGCCAGCTTTCTGAAAGCTTTTTCTTCACCTCTAAATTAATATCGCTATAATACCTCTCACCGACACCAAAGAACTTAGTATCGTATTCAGAAGGTACAAGCCTGTAAGTTCCGGGAAGATTATACCAACTTGAAGCATTAAAACCTACGTTAGTACCATATTTTCCTCCAAATAAACTTTCAGGAGCAAAATCGTAAAATACATCTATCTGACCTCCGGTTTCTCCGGCTTTCATAATAGCATCGCTTTGAAAGTCAACTTTTGCCTGTGCCTGATATACATAGATATTAGCCAGATTAGAGTGATGCTGCTTGGTTAAAGCAGGCGTAAAATTAAGCACCCTATCATTAAAGTTTAAACTTGTAGACTCAGAATTTACAACTGTTGGTTCCCTTTCAGAAAGGAAACTCATGTTTTCCATCCTCCTAAGAGTTGCATCAATACCCAATCCGTTTGCAGAATAACCAAGGTTAAGCAATACAGCATTACCAGATTTAATAAAATTATTGTTTATCTTATTTTGGATATCTAGTACTGCATCTTTCTGTTTATAGTCATACTCTGTAGAAAGGTAAAAAGACCCGTGAATAAAGTTTAACCTACCCGCTACAGCATTTGTAAGTTCGTCAAAATTAGGATCAGGAATATACGTTTTCTCATAACGACCTACATAGCTAACCCCTACGGAAAGGTCAGATTCCTCAAAAGAAAGAAGTTTGTCAAGATTGAAATCAGAATCAAATCCGTAAATCTTTCCGTCAGACACGTCAAAACCTGTTCGTTGCTGACCGTAAAGGGCAGTTAACCTAACATTATCACTAGGTCTGTAAACAATCCTTCCGCCACGAAGCGCAGTGTTGATACCTAACGAACGGTCTTCCCAGGCTCTTAAAAGTAATCCGCTACCAAACTGCTCATAAAAATAACCGGCAGTAGCTTCAAATTTTTCCGACTTATAGCTTAAGTAATAAGTACCTACGTTTGTACCTTTAAAACCTGGGTTATAATTAAGCAGTGCATTAGGCTCATAGGCTTCACCCTGTATACCTGCTGTCCATTTTTTATACTGATAATTTACATATAGGTAATTGTTAGATCTAAATGGATCTTCAGGATGCTGAAGATTCCTCTCTTTATCATTAAGATACCATTGAGAGTTAGACTCAAAACTACCATATACTTTACCGTAATCTTTCTTTTCAGTTTCAGTTTCAGTATCGTCCTGTGCAAACAGAGATGTACTAAAAGATAACGGCAACAACAGCAATAATACTTTTCTCATCAGATTACAACTTCTTCAACTGGTTGTACAATTCCTCTTCTGCACCCTGGCTGTAACCATTATGTACATAAACTACTTTTTTGTTTTTTACAACAACAGTATAAGGAACATTAACTATACCTAATGCTCTTTTTAAATCCTGATTAGTATCTAAAAGAACCTGGTAAGGCCATTTTTTACCGTTAAGTAATGGTTTAACCCTTTTTTGTGTACGGCTATCGTCTACAGATATGGCAATAACCTCCATATTAAGCTCTTTAGACCACTGCGCATATTTTTCATTTATAGCATCTAACTCCTTAATACAAGGTGCACACCATGTTGCCCAAAAAGAGAATACATATATTTTATCTTTTTCAGAAAAATCGTTTTTTACGTTAAAGCTTTTATTATCAGCCGATTTAACAGTCACATTTGGCATCTCCTTTTGCGCATAAGCTGCACAACCAAGAAATAGTAATAACATTAGAATCTTTTTCATTCTGATTTGATTTTTATTAATTTACAGTTTTCCAGTCAGGTCGCAATATTAAAAATTTTTTAACAGTAATCAGAACTTTTTTTCTTAAAAAATTACCTAAAACCCTACCGATTTAGTAGAGAAATAGACTGATTATTAAAGTTTTGACACCTTTTTTTTATTAATATTGTTAAAAATGATGCCAAAGTTCATTTTTTGGCTGTTTTTTTTTTGCCGTAAATATTTTTTGTATACTTTCGGAAAAATTTTCCAAATTATTTTTTTGTTAAATGACAATTAAGTGGAAACACAAACTTAAAACTACCATCATTCATGAAAAAAACTTTACTTTTAGGAGTTACTCTATTAAGCGGCCTGTTTGCCAGTGCTCAGCTTAATAATGTAGCCGCGCCGGATTTTACTGCCACAGACATTAACGGAGGCACACACACACTATCAGAATACCTTAATGAGGGCAAAATCGTTATTATGGATATCTCTGCTGCTTGGTGTGGTCCTTGCTGGAGCTTTCACCAATCTCATGCTCTAGCAGATTTATACAACACTTACGGACCAGGCGGATCTGATGAGGTTGTAGTATTATTCGTAGAGGGAGACGCAAGTACTCCACTTGAAAACATTTATGGTAACGGTACTTCACCTGCAGGGCCTCCTCAGGGAGACTGGACAGAAGGAGGAACAACTCCATATCCTATTATCGATAATGCTTCGATAGCTAACTCTTACCAAATAAATGCTTACCCAACTGTATTCATGATTTGTCCAGATACAGGTAAAGTATTTACAATAAACAGAGGTGATCTTGATGTATTAGTATCTCAAATCAGCTCAGTATGTGATGCAACTGTAGAAGGTCTTGCTGATTTTGCAAGAGTAAAAGGATATAATAAACTTACTTGTGATGCTGATGCAGGAGTACCTGTAACAATAGGTAACTTAGGAAGCACCATTACAAGTGCAACTGTTGCCCTTAAACAGGGAGGAAGTGTTGTTGCAACACAAACTTTTGATGTAAACATTGCTCCTGGACAGGAAGAAACAGTAATGTTTGACGGTCAGACATTAACTACAGCAGGTGTAGCTTATACAGCTGAACTTACTGAAGTAAATAATAATGCTCCATATAGTACTGACGAAGAATATACAATAACAGATTCATTTACTGTTGCTTACAACCCTGAAACTTTAGAATCATTCAACAACATTCGTGTTGAAGTTAAATTAGATTACTATCCTGCAGATGTACTATGGGCTATAATAGACAGTAACGGTGAAGCTGTTCACATTCAGCAATATGCTGCACCATCAGCTGGTGGAGGTCCTTTCGCACTTACAACTCAGGTACACGATATCACTCTACCTGAAGGCATCAACTGCTATGATTTCTATGTATATGATTCATATGGTGACGGTATGGACTACAGTGGTCCAAATCAAGCTGGCAATCCTGCAAATTATGGCTTTAAAGTTTACTCTGGTGCTCCTGCAGACTTAACTAACATTATTTATGAGCATGATGGTGACTATGTTCAGCTTTATGAGCCAGCTTACTTTAAAACAACTGGCATTTTAGGTAATGAAGAGTTTGCTGCTGATAGCTTTGCTATCTATCCAAACCCTACAAGCGGTATCTTAAACTTTGCTACACAGGAAACTGTTGATGTAACAATTATAGACTTACAAGGTAAAGTTGTATTTACAGCTAAAAACATCAATAATGGTGATTCTATCAACCTAAACACTCTTCAAACAGGTCTTTACATTGCTAAAATAAATGGTGAGAACTCTGAAAGAGTAGAGAAAGTTGTTATAAAATAATTAGTATAACACTATTAAACTTACAAAAAAAGCTATCGGAAATGCTACGTTTCCGATAGCCTTTTTGCTTAAAAAAACACACATTCTTAAAAAAATAAACCAAATGAAAAAGATTATTGTTTTAGCAGCTTTATTACTTACTGCTGTAACCCAGGCACAATCTATAATTGTTTTTAGCGATGATGCTCAAATTAATGACGGAGATGTTATTGTTTATGAAGAATTAGGAGCTGAGGCAGGATATTTACGCTTACAGGTACAAAATACTTCAAACCAGTCTATCAGTCTTAAACTTAAGATGGATTCTATTGAAAACGGAGATAATTTAGCTAACGAAGACGGTGTAGTACAGTTTTGTTTTGGCGGATACTGCTACTATACAGTTTCTGAAGGCACAGCTGCTCCAAACAACCCTGATAACAGCGGTCTTACTCTTGCTCCAGGCGGAGTAAATGACGAAGGTGATCATTTTATAAACGCTTATCCGGGTGATGATGGTACAGGAGTTATTTACAACATGTCATTCATACAAGTTGATGCGGAGGGTAACCAAGTTGGCGACGCTCTTTTATCTTTCCAGTATAAATATGAGCCTCAAATGGGTATTGAAGATTTTGCTTCTTTACAAAACATGGGTATCAACATCAACAATACTGTAGTAAAAAACACTTTTGATTTAAATACTACAGCTAACACTACACTGGAGGTTTATGCTATAAACGGCCAGCTTATTAAAACTGTTAACCTAAAAACAGGAGCACAGTCTGTAGACTTATCAGCTCTTAATTCAGGTGTATACATTACACGTTTTACAACAGAAGACAAAAGAACTTCTCAGGTAAGAATTGTTAAAAACTAATACAGTTTAAACTGTACTATTAAAATAAAAATGAAACGTTTCTTCTTATTTTTTACTTTCATTGCGCTAATCGTAGCAGGCTGTACTTCAGATTACACAGTACTGGAATCAATTGGTTCTATTTCATTAACTGCTGATAAATCTTCTACACAGGCCGGAGAACTGATTACTTTCACCATTATAAATTCTAATGGTGAAAACATAACAGAATCTTCAACTATCTATGTAGACAATCAGCCTATTGAAGGAAACACTTTTACATCTGAGACTTATACTACACATGAAGTTAAGGCTAGTTATGCAGGACTTGAATCTAACTCTGTTACCATTAATTTTCACGACGGCTCTGAAACGAACTTCGTAAAAAGAGTACTTATTGAAGATTACACAGGTACATGGTGTGGATACTGCCCAAGGGTAGCACATGCTATAGAGCTTGTAAAAGCACAAACAGATGAACCTAATCATACAGCTGTTGCTGTTTCGATTCACAGGCCTTCTTCTAACCCTAACAGTCTTAATTATGACCCTTATAATTATGACACATCACAGCTAGAAGCGCTTCTTTCTACTGCAGGATACCCTAAAGGTTACCTGAACAGAATGACTTTATGGCAAAGTCCTGAGCCTAATAACCTAAACCAGGCTATTGCACTTACACAGGGAGAAAATCCTAAACTTGGGCTTGCAATGACTTCATCTGTTAATAACGGTAACATCGCTCTAGATGTAAACGTTAAATTCAGCAAAGATTTTGAAGGTCTTAAACTGGTTGTATACATCCTTGAAAACGGACTTATTTACGAGCAACATAATTATACTGATTATTATGGTGGTGTAGATGTTATTGAAGACTTTGAGCACAACCATGTATTAAGACAATGTATCACTCCTCTTTTAGGGGAAGCGATTAACGGGGTTACTACTACAGGTGAAACATACACAAAAACATTTAATGTGGCTGTACCTGCTAATGTAGAAAATGCTGCTAATCTGGAATTTGTTGCTTTTGTAGTTGATGCTAATGGTAATGCAATTAATGTAAGAAGTGCAAAACCGGATGAAACTCAGGAATTTGAAGAGATATAAAAATATTTTATACTTTTAAAGCCTC
Proteins encoded:
- a CDS encoding Omp28-related outer membrane protein, with amino-acid sequence MKRFFLFFTFIALIVAGCTSDYTVLESIGSISLTADKSSTQAGELITFTIINSNGENITESSTIYVDNQPIEGNTFTSETYTTHEVKASYAGLESNSVTINFHDGSETNFVKRVLIEDYTGTWCGYCPRVAHAIELVKAQTDEPNHTAVAVSIHRPSSNPNSLNYDPYNYDTSQLEALLSTAGYPKGYLNRMTLWQSPEPNNLNQAIALTQGENPKLGLAMTSSVNNGNIALDVNVKFSKDFEGLKLVVYILENGLIYEQHNYTDYYGGVDVIEDFEHNHVLRQCITPLLGEAINGVTTTGETYTKTFNVAVPANVENAANLEFVAFVVDANGNAINVRSAKPDETQEFEEI
- a CDS encoding T9SS type A sorting domain-containing protein — protein: MKKIIVLAALLLTAVTQAQSIIVFSDDAQINDGDVIVYEELGAEAGYLRLQVQNTSNQSISLKLKMDSIENGDNLANEDGVVQFCFGGYCYYTVSEGTAAPNNPDNSGLTLAPGGVNDEGDHFINAYPGDDGTGVIYNMSFIQVDAEGNQVGDALLSFQYKYEPQMGIEDFASLQNMGININNTVVKNTFDLNTTANTTLEVYAINGQLIKTVNLKTGAQSVDLSALNSGVYITRFTTEDKRTSQVRIVKN
- a CDS encoding TetR/AcrR family transcriptional regulator — its product is MMTKAEKTRQFIIEKTAPIFNRKGYAGTSLSDITEATGLTKGSIYGNFKNKDEVAIAAFNYNFGLLSKWIKKKRDNEPDPIKKLKIYISVFSDFTENPVLRWGCPVLNSATEVDDTHVDLRDNVVTAIRKWHDSIVKVINDGKKSGIIKPDVDATAFGWVLVALIEGGVMLVKVTGKTNTLNAAMDHAKKIIDELAI
- a CDS encoding TlpA family protein disulfide reductase; translated protein: MKKILMLLLFLGCAAYAQKEMPNVTVKSADNKSFNVKNDFSEKDKIYVFSFWATWCAPCIKELDAINEKYAQWSKELNMEVIAISVDDSRTQKRVKPLLNGKKWPYQVLLDTNQDLKRALGIVNVPYTVVVKNKKVVYVHNGYSQGAEEELYNQLKKL
- a CDS encoding T9SS type A sorting domain-containing protein, which produces MKKTLLLGVTLLSGLFASAQLNNVAAPDFTATDINGGTHTLSEYLNEGKIVIMDISAAWCGPCWSFHQSHALADLYNTYGPGGSDEVVVLFVEGDASTPLENIYGNGTSPAGPPQGDWTEGGTTPYPIIDNASIANSYQINAYPTVFMICPDTGKVFTINRGDLDVLVSQISSVCDATVEGLADFARVKGYNKLTCDADAGVPVTIGNLGSTITSATVALKQGGSVVATQTFDVNIAPGQEETVMFDGQTLTTAGVAYTAELTEVNNNAPYSTDEEYTITDSFTVAYNPETLESFNNIRVEVKLDYYPADVLWAIIDSNGEAVHIQQYAAPSAGGGPFALTTQVHDITLPEGINCYDFYVYDSYGDGMDYSGPNQAGNPANYGFKVYSGAPADLTNIIYEHDGDYVQLYEPAYFKTTGILGNEEFAADSFAIYPNPTSGILNFATQETVDVTIIDLQGKVVFTAKNINNGDSINLNTLQTGLYIAKINGENSERVEKVVIK
- a CDS encoding HPF/RaiA family ribosome-associated protein encodes the protein MQIQINTNNHVEGHERMETYFREVITNSLKRFEDKVTRIEVHVGDENSHKSGDADKKCTIEARIAGMQPVAATNHANTIEKAIDGALDKIKKLLDTTFDKMKAH
- a CDS encoding DUF6029 family protein; protein product: MRKVLLLLLPLSFSTSLFAQDDTETETEKKDYGKVYGSFESNSQWYLNDKERNLQHPEDPFRSNNYLYVNYQYKKWTAGIQGEAYEPNALLNYNPGFKGTNVGTYYLSYKSEKFEATAGYFYEQFGSGLLLRAWEDRSLGINTALRGGRIVYRPSDNVRLTALYGQQRTGFDVSDGKIYGFDSDFNLDKLLSFEESDLSVGVSYVGRYEKTYIPDPNFDELTNAVAGRLNFIHGSFYLSTEYDYKQKDAVLDIQNKINNNFIKSGNAVLLNLGYSANGLGIDATLRRMENMSFLSEREPTVVNSESTSLNFNDRVLNFTPALTKQHHSNLANIYVYQAQAKVDFQSDAIMKAGETGGQIDVFYDFAPESLFGGKYGTNVGFNASSWYNLPGTYRLVPSEYDTKFFGVGERYYSDINLEVKKKLSESWHTGFYYVNQFYNKEWLEGGEKVHTNIVAAEATYNFDPSKSIRVEGEHMWANADFKNWVGGTVELNLNDKYSFYVWDIVNYGNDDPDKRNNYYNFGGAYRVGASRFAVNYGRQRGGLVCVGGVCRFVPESTGFSFSISTAF